In a single window of the Chondrocystis sp. NIES-4102 genome:
- a CDS encoding HAD family hydrolase, whose product MNAEQLKNIRLVATDMDGTLTNNEKFSSEVIKNIESLLENNILVIIVTGRSAGWVNAIANYLPITGAIAENGGLYYHYDEHLKLVSKVLKPISNELKITPDNIHLHRQKLAETFNLIKANYPHIKESDDNIFRLTDWTFDVAGLTNTEIQEIDNLCQQYGWSFTYSNVQCHIKPRGQNKATALLEVINEFFPQLTTEEIVTVGDSPNDQSLFDFNKFPVSVGVANISHYLQYLKHQPQQITKEAEGKGFCELVELILRAKS is encoded by the coding sequence ATGAACGCTGAACAACTTAAAAATATCCGCTTAGTCGCTACAGATATGGATGGCACACTTACTAATAATGAAAAATTTAGTAGTGAAGTTATCAAAAATATTGAGAGTCTATTAGAAAATAATATATTAGTAATCATAGTAACTGGTCGTTCAGCAGGTTGGGTTAATGCTATTGCTAACTATTTACCTATTACAGGAGCGATCGCGGAAAATGGCGGTCTTTATTATCACTATGATGAGCATCTGAAGCTAGTTAGTAAAGTATTGAAGCCGATAAGTAATGAATTAAAAATTACCCCAGACAATATACATTTACATCGTCAGAAATTAGCAGAAACTTTTAACCTAATTAAAGCTAATTATCCACATATTAAAGAGTCTGACGATAATATTTTTCGCCTTACTGATTGGACTTTTGATGTGGCTGGATTAACTAATACTGAAATTCAAGAAATAGATAACTTATGTCAACAATATGGTTGGAGTTTTACTTATAGCAATGTCCAATGTCATATTAAACCCAGAGGTCAAAATAAAGCTACTGCTCTATTAGAAGTTATAAACGAATTTTTTCCTCAATTAACTACAGAAGAAATAGTAACAGTAGGAGATAGTCCTAATGATCAATCCTTATTTGATTTTAATAAGTTTCCTGTCTCTGTAGGAGTTGCTAATATTTCCCATTATCTGCAATATCTAAAACATCAACCACAACAAATCACTAAAGAAGCTGAAGGCAAAGGATTTTGTGAATTAGTAGAATTAATACTGCGAGCAAAATCTTAA
- the hik15 gene encoding two-component sensor histidine kinase, protein MSHKFRPFFSRTSFLVLTALIALGYIGNYLKLPFGFGVDFLFGSIFVLTVVSLYGIKWGVLASIIASSYTIILWQHPYALIIFVCETLFVAWRIRRGNHQLLISDMIFWVLIGMPLIGLFYGYILKVNLITTAIILVKQPVNGIFNTLIANFILGYKPIYNWANISAKKANLFFEQIILNLLVAFVLIPALTLMVINNRAAMKQEQETLIATLETSAQNLAADLLRWHQSGLDALRYLAQTSSQTRIIVSGQTQHSLELAIQSLPLFRQTYIINADRDIIAAASPQRNYIETSLIDFSRWDIPRKPQIFIIPDQSTSNNSQTQPRILQTLPIILNNRWLGNIIAELNIDFIEKLLQTPTYSQPLKSTLFDTKQLLIATTDEQQINRSKATGEITYLDSDKTKGSLYHWLPIVKNKPLVARWRESYYVKDLLLNEEIPLTLSMKAPAAPYIDFLQLLYVRSLTLLLLIALASIVIAKFLSHLLVKPILSLAIFTNNLPDKILRNEQVILPRSSITEMNALANNFELMSNTIEENIRHIQSANLKLQQAKTKAEVANQAKNHFLANISHELKTPLNSIIGYSRLIKKNIDKSNLDPSNPLELKSVEWLEIVQQNGKYLLTLIDEILDLSKFKVHQTKLNPSLLTMANFMDEIVLYARNKTAKKNIVFKFETTDDLGFNLYADEQRLRQVLLNLLNNAIKYTHKGQIVLQVSVINRLLGADNNQNKQINDISSQICLRFAVSDTGIGIAPQDLNRIFQPFEQVDKYEFQEIGTGLGLSISKQLVELMGGTLKVKSKQNKGSVFWFDVNFPEIKVSSEIDAQSVSDIIGYKGDRLTLLIVDDVTTSRLLLSDILEPLGFKVLTAKNGQQGLQLALQNKPDLILTDLFMPIKTGFTLVSELRQLEDFATTPIIAVSASSFEQIEKQSRASGCNAFLTKPIDDHKLLSLLGKYRQIEWIYKNVTAQK, encoded by the coding sequence ATGTCCCACAAATTTCGACCATTTTTCTCCCGTACCTCTTTTCTAGTATTAACTGCTTTAATAGCACTAGGATATATAGGAAATTATCTAAAACTTCCTTTTGGCTTTGGAGTTGATTTTTTATTTGGCAGTATATTTGTACTAACTGTTGTTAGTCTTTACGGAATTAAATGGGGCGTTTTGGCTTCAATTATTGCAAGCTCCTATACTATAATTCTTTGGCAACATCCCTATGCCCTGATAATATTTGTTTGTGAGACATTATTTGTGGCTTGGAGAATAAGACGAGGTAATCATCAACTATTAATTAGTGACATGATTTTCTGGGTATTAATTGGGATGCCATTAATAGGTTTATTTTATGGATATATTCTGAAAGTAAACTTAATTACTACAGCTATCATTTTAGTCAAGCAACCAGTAAATGGAATTTTCAATACTCTAATTGCTAATTTTATTCTAGGTTATAAACCAATATACAATTGGGCAAACATTTCAGCTAAAAAAGCCAATCTTTTCTTCGAGCAAATCATCCTCAATCTTTTAGTAGCTTTCGTTCTCATTCCTGCTTTAACCCTAATGGTAATTAATAATAGAGCAGCCATGAAACAAGAACAAGAGACTTTAATTGCAACATTAGAAACTTCGGCACAAAATTTAGCTGCTGATCTGCTACGCTGGCATCAGTCAGGGTTGGATGCTTTGCGCTATTTAGCACAGACAAGTAGTCAAACTAGAATTATAGTCTCAGGACAAACTCAACATAGTCTTGAGTTAGCAATTCAAAGTTTACCATTATTTCGACAGACATATATTATTAATGCCGATCGCGATATAATTGCAGCAGCCTCTCCTCAACGCAACTATATAGAGACAAGTCTTATTGATTTTTCTCGCTGGGATATTCCGAGAAAACCGCAAATCTTTATTATCCCCGATCAATCTACCTCTAACAATTCTCAAACTCAGCCAAGGATCTTACAAACTTTACCAATTATTTTAAATAATCGTTGGTTGGGAAATATTATTGCTGAATTAAATATCGATTTTATTGAGAAATTATTACAAACGCCTACTTATTCGCAACCATTAAAAAGCACTTTATTTGATACTAAACAATTATTAATTGCCACTACAGATGAACAACAAATTAATCGAAGTAAAGCAACAGGTGAAATAACTTATCTAGATTCCGATAAAACTAAAGGAAGTCTTTATCATTGGCTACCAATTGTTAAAAATAAACCCTTAGTAGCTCGTTGGCGAGAATCTTACTATGTCAAAGATTTATTACTCAATGAAGAAATTCCGTTAACTTTGAGTATGAAAGCCCCTGCTGCTCCTTATATTGATTTTCTACAACTTTTATATGTTAGAAGTCTGACGCTTTTATTATTAATTGCCCTAGCTTCTATTGTAATAGCTAAGTTTTTGAGTCACTTATTAGTTAAGCCGATTTTAAGTTTGGCAATTTTTACTAATAATTTACCTGATAAAATTCTACGCAATGAGCAAGTTATTTTACCCAGAAGTTCGATTACAGAAATGAATGCTTTGGCAAATAATTTTGAATTGATGTCTAATACGATAGAGGAAAATATACGACATATTCAAAGTGCCAACCTGAAATTACAACAGGCAAAAACTAAAGCCGAAGTAGCAAACCAAGCAAAAAATCACTTTTTAGCTAATATTAGTCATGAATTAAAAACACCTTTAAATAGTATTATTGGCTATAGTAGACTAATAAAAAAAAATATAGATAAATCGAATCTTGATCCAAGTAATCCTTTAGAATTAAAGTCGGTAGAATGGTTAGAAATTGTGCAGCAAAATGGTAAATATCTTTTAACTTTAATAGATGAAATTTTAGATTTATCCAAATTTAAAGTTCATCAAACTAAACTCAATCCTTCCCTTTTGACAATGGCTAACTTTATGGACGAGATAGTATTATACGCTCGCAATAAAACAGCCAAGAAGAATATTGTTTTTAAATTTGAAACTACTGATGATTTAGGATTTAATCTTTACGCAGATGAGCAAAGACTCAGACAAGTTCTACTAAATCTACTCAATAATGCCATAAAATATACTCATAAAGGACAAATAGTTTTACAAGTAAGTGTTATAAATCGTCTTCTGGGGGCAGATAATAATCAAAATAAACAAATAAATGATATATCCTCCCAGATTTGTTTACGCTTTGCTGTTAGTGATACAGGTATTGGAATTGCACCGCAAGATTTAAATAGAATTTTTCAGCCCTTTGAACAAGTAGATAAATATGAATTTCAAGAAATAGGTACGGGTTTGGGTTTATCAATTAGTAAGCAGTTGGTAGAATTGATGGGAGGAACATTAAAAGTAAAAAGCAAACAAAATAAAGGATCGGTTTTCTGGTTTGATGTTAATTTTCCTGAAATAAAAGTAAGCTCAGAAATTGATGCCCAATCAGTAAGTGATATTATTGGTTATAAAGGCGATCGCTTGACGCTATTAATCGTAGACGATGTAACTACCAGTCGTTTATTGCTTTCGGATATTTTAGAGCCTTTAGGTTTTAAAGTTTTAACTGCTAAAAATGGACAACAAGGGCTACAACTGGCTTTGCAAAATAAACCTGATTTGATTTTGACTGATTTATTTATGCCTATTAAAACAGGCTTTACCTTAGTTTCCGAATTAAGACAGTTAGAAGACTTTGCCACCACACCAATTATTGCCGTTTCCGCTAGCAGTTTTGAACAGATAGAAAAACAAAGTCGCGCCTCTGGTTGCAATGCTTTTTTAACTAAGCCAATTGACGATCATAAGTTGCTAAGTTTACTAGGAAAATATCGGCAAATTGAATGGATTTATAAAAACGTTACTGCTCAAAAATAA
- a CDS encoding TetR family transcriptional regulator, translated as MPKTKPELSLNKIKPKGEQILQGAMQVFLQQGYAGTSMDRVAEVAGVSKNTIYNHFRDKEGLFTALIEQITTTRFQIVFGSIDLKAEPAVVLRQLAEKLFSTVLPDREYISFLRLLIAESERFPHLAQLFISNLPKKVLGMLSEYLSSHPELNLPNPEATARIFMGSLMTYVLTQEILQGKEIIPLASEDLISSLITLITDRN; from the coding sequence ATGCCCAAAACCAAACCAGAATTAAGCCTAAATAAAATTAAGCCCAAGGGAGAACAGATTTTACAAGGGGCAATGCAAGTCTTTTTGCAACAGGGATATGCAGGAACGAGTATGGATCGGGTAGCAGAAGTGGCTGGAGTCTCGAAAAATACAATTTATAACCATTTTCGGGATAAAGAAGGACTATTTACCGCTCTAATCGAACAGATTACTACTACCCGTTTTCAAATTGTCTTTGGTTCGATTGATTTAAAAGCCGAACCTGCGGTGGTGTTGCGTCAACTAGCAGAAAAACTCTTCTCCACAGTTTTACCAGATCGCGAATACATTTCTTTCCTGCGTCTTTTAATTGCCGAGTCTGAACGTTTTCCCCATCTTGCTCAATTATTTATTAGCAATTTACCTAAGAAAGTTTTAGGGATGCTTAGTGAGTACTTAAGTTCTCATCCAGAATTAAATTTACCCAATCCCGAAGCAACAGCAAGGATTTTTATGGGTTCACTGATGACATATGTCTTAACCCAAGAAATTTTACAAGGCAAAGAAATAATTCCCTTGGCTTCAGAAGACTTAATTAGCAGTTTAATTACCTTAATCACAGATCGTAATTAG
- a CDS encoding HlyD family secretion protein has protein sequence MSQTTSRLQEEIQTPKAQQRGTKLRFLIPLALLLLGVGVGVRYYFLNQPQDNELELSGRIEGYETNIGTKVGGRIESIAVREGDRVKQGQVIAKLDDAELKAQLAGAKARLNSAQQQLKQARLQIEVIESQIAQAKLNLRQSSDDATGKINQAQANIAATKAATAEAQAQVRQAEAEKQLAQIDRDRYQSLLQDGVISQQQFDQSQTKLITAQANLEAAKAAVEAAEKQVNVAEGELTQAQTSSFNPEINTAKIAGLNKQLAQAEAQLEAAQAEVANTKAAQAEITAKLNDLKITSPLTGIVSTRTSEPGEVIATGTTLMSLIDLNDVYLRGYLPQGEIGLIRVGQPAEVFLDSAPNKPLAATVAEIDSQASFTPENIYFRSDRVTQVFGLKLKIDNPQGFAKPGMPADGEIVKQ, from the coding sequence ATGTCTCAGACAACTTCGCGACTTCAAGAAGAAATTCAAACTCCCAAGGCGCAGCAACGTGGGACAAAACTGCGCTTCTTAATCCCTTTGGCTTTATTACTGCTTGGGGTAGGAGTAGGTGTGCGTTACTATTTTTTAAATCAGCCTCAAGATAACGAATTAGAACTCAGTGGTAGGATTGAAGGTTACGAAACCAATATAGGAACGAAGGTAGGAGGTAGAATAGAATCGATCGCAGTCAGAGAAGGCGATCGCGTTAAACAAGGTCAAGTAATTGCTAAACTAGATGATGCCGAATTAAAAGCCCAATTAGCAGGCGCAAAAGCCCGTCTAAATTCAGCCCAACAGCAACTCAAACAAGCCCGTTTGCAGATAGAAGTAATCGAGAGTCAGATTGCACAAGCCAAACTAAACCTACGTCAATCCAGTGATGATGCCACAGGTAAAATAAATCAAGCACAAGCAAATATAGCAGCGACTAAAGCAGCCACCGCCGAGGCACAAGCACAGGTAAGACAAGCGGAGGCAGAAAAACAACTCGCCCAAATAGATCGCGATCGCTATCAATCCTTACTACAAGATGGCGTAATCTCCCAACAACAATTCGATCAAAGCCAAACCAAACTCATTACTGCCCAAGCAAACCTAGAAGCAGCAAAAGCAGCAGTAGAGGCAGCGGAAAAACAAGTAAATGTAGCCGAAGGGGAATTAACCCAAGCACAAACAAGTAGTTTTAACCCCGAAATCAATACAGCTAAAATCGCAGGCTTAAACAAACAACTAGCACAAGCAGAAGCACAACTAGAAGCAGCCCAGGCAGAAGTAGCTAATACCAAAGCAGCCCAAGCGGAGATTACCGCCAAATTAAATGATCTTAAAATTACCAGCCCACTCACAGGCATTGTTTCAACTCGCACTAGTGAACCAGGAGAAGTAATCGCCACAGGCACAACTTTAATGAGCCTCATCGATCTTAATGACGTATATCTACGGGGTTATCTACCACAAGGAGAAATAGGCTTAATCAGAGTAGGACAACCAGCAGAAGTCTTTCTAGATTCCGCCCCCAACAAACCCCTAGCTGCTACTGTCGCCGAAATCGACTCCCAAGCTTCCTTTACCCCCGAAAACATCTATTTCCGTAGCGATCGCGTTACCCAAGTATTTGGCTTAAAACTTAAAATCGATAATCCTCAAGGCTTTGCTAAACCAGGAATGCCAGCCGACGGGGAGATTGTTAAGCAGTGA
- a CDS encoding cytosine-specific methyltransferase: MKVISLFSGCGGLDLGFCQANFKIIWGNEYDKSIWDTYQLNHPQTILDCKDIRDIKSSEIPDCLGIIGGPPCQSWSEAGSGRGINDSRGQLFHEYIRIVEDKQPMFFLAENVSGILSKRHTSAFTNILNKFKNIGDQVSYKLLNANNYGVPQDIKRVIIVGAHEKLNGIFHFPISINSGLTIKDAIYDLRLVEPIPVKDKIKQTCQLFPNHEYLDTSYSSIYMSRNRVRTWDEPSFTIQAGGRHAPIHPQANKMIFVKKDTRIFDPLSPKPYRRLSIRECARIQTFPDSFIFKYDNINNGYKMVGNAVPVNFAYILAKKIYLDIQEYLKTGSCNNLRKLNFAKQLTLLS; encoded by the coding sequence GTGAAAGTTATTTCTTTGTTTTCTGGATGTGGAGGTTTAGATTTAGGATTTTGCCAAGCCAACTTTAAGATTATTTGGGGCAATGAATATGATAAATCTATTTGGGATACTTATCAATTAAATCATCCTCAAACTATCTTAGATTGCAAAGATATTAGAGATATCAAATCATCAGAAATACCAGATTGCTTAGGAATAATTGGTGGGCCACCTTGTCAGAGTTGGAGTGAAGCTGGGAGTGGTCGTGGAATTAATGATTCTCGCGGACAATTATTTCATGAATATATCAGAATTGTTGAGGATAAACAACCAATGTTTTTTTTAGCTGAAAATGTTAGTGGTATTTTATCCAAAAGACATACTTCAGCTTTTACTAATATTTTAAATAAGTTTAAAAACATAGGGGATCAAGTTTCATATAAACTATTAAATGCTAATAATTATGGTGTGCCACAGGATATAAAAAGAGTAATCATTGTGGGGGCTCATGAAAAACTTAATGGTATTTTCCATTTTCCAATATCAATTAATTCAGGGTTAACTATTAAAGATGCCATATATGATTTAAGGTTAGTTGAACCTATACCAGTAAAAGATAAAATTAAGCAAACTTGCCAATTATTTCCTAATCATGAATATTTAGATACAAGTTATTCTAGTATTTATATGTCTAGAAATAGAGTAAGAACTTGGGATGAACCATCTTTTACTATTCAAGCTGGAGGAAGACACGCACCTATACATCCTCAAGCTAATAAAATGATTTTTGTGAAAAAAGATACAAGAATTTTTGATCCCTTATCTCCCAAACCTTATCGCAGATTATCTATTAGGGAATGTGCAAGAATACAAACGTTTCCTGATAGTTTTATTTTTAAATACGACAACATAAACAATGGGTATAAAATGGTGGGAAATGCCGTACCTGTAAATTTTGCGTATATCTTAGCGAAAAAAATTTATCTAGATATTCAAGAATATTTAAAGACAGGGAGTTGTAATAATTTGCGTAAATTGAATTTTGCTAAACAATTAACTCTACTTAGTTAA
- a CDS encoding ABC transporter ATP-binding component, with protein sequence MLTQQDTTSKLKPISIEVTGLYKQYGKVAAVKGIDFTVAQGEIFGLIGPDGGGKTTTFQILAGVMEATGGKIEVLGKPPREARLNIGYLTQKFSLYPDLSIEENLRYSARLRQVSETEFRQRKTKLLSLFSLQHFPTRLASQLSGGTKQKLALCCALIAQPQVLLLDEPTTGVDPVSRREFWDLLATVAAEGVSIVVATPYLDEAERCHRIALIYDGKIQQIGSLGQLRASLGLHRLELRAKDLKAVENVLGRDALKIGIADLQFFGDRLDVLVSDPQQATQDITQLLAQQQLPFDLQSDEPTLENVFVTRLRQQGSDPAFIEFPRYRGVKQDNTISTRALAIAARNLQKTFGEFQAVKKVDLEVKYGEIYGLLGANGAGKTTTIKMLCGLLPKSAGEMILAGQTDNLHSSQVRSRLGYMSQKFTLYDDLTIRQNLEFYCGVYSVPSKLRQEKINWVLTTCGLLGKENTVTGSLPGGWKQRVAFGASVMHEPEILFLDEPTSGVDPLARRQFWRLIRNFAQQGTAILVTTHYLEEAENCNRMGFMVAGEIVAQGSPSQIKAQQPGNLIEMIVSDNQSASNLLKQDLESWRISIFGDRLHLVLDNPQQDLPIISRKLTQHQIQIASQRAIPFSLEDAFIGIVQRTNARLNN encoded by the coding sequence ATGCTTACTCAACAAGACACTACATCAAAGCTCAAACCAATCTCAATTGAAGTTACAGGATTATATAAGCAATATGGCAAAGTAGCAGCCGTTAAAGGGATTGATTTTACTGTTGCTCAAGGGGAAATCTTTGGCTTAATTGGTCCTGATGGGGGAGGGAAAACTACTACTTTTCAGATTTTGGCTGGGGTAATGGAAGCTACAGGAGGTAAGATTGAGGTTTTAGGTAAACCACCCCGTGAAGCTCGTTTAAATATTGGTTATTTAACGCAAAAGTTTTCGCTTTATCCTGATTTAAGTATTGAAGAGAATTTACGTTACAGTGCTCGATTGCGTCAAGTATCTGAAACTGAATTTAGGCAAAGAAAAACCAAATTACTGAGCTTATTTAGTTTACAACATTTTCCGACTCGTCTTGCTAGTCAACTTTCTGGGGGGACGAAACAGAAATTAGCTCTTTGTTGTGCATTGATTGCTCAACCGCAGGTATTGTTATTAGATGAACCGACAACAGGGGTCGATCCTGTCTCCCGCCGTGAGTTTTGGGATTTACTTGCGACTGTGGCAGCAGAAGGGGTAAGTATTGTGGTGGCAACTCCTTATTTAGATGAGGCAGAACGTTGTCACCGTATTGCTTTAATTTATGATGGTAAGATTCAACAGATTGGGAGTTTAGGGCAATTAAGAGCTAGTTTGGGTTTACATCGTTTGGAATTGAGAGCCAAAGATTTAAAGGCGGTGGAAAATGTATTAGGCAGGGATGCTTTAAAAATAGGTATTGCTGATTTACAATTTTTTGGCGATCGCTTGGATGTTTTGGTTAGTGATCCGCAGCAAGCTACTCAAGACATTACTCAATTATTAGCACAACAGCAATTACCATTTGATTTACAATCAGATGAACCTACTCTAGAAAATGTCTTTGTGACTCGTTTGCGTCAACAGGGTTCTGATCCTGCTTTTATTGAGTTTCCCCGTTATCGTGGGGTAAAGCAGGATAATACCATTTCCACTAGGGCTTTAGCGATTGCTGCCAGGAATTTACAAAAAACCTTTGGCGAGTTTCAAGCAGTTAAGAAAGTGGATTTAGAAGTCAAATATGGGGAAATTTACGGTTTATTAGGGGCAAATGGGGCAGGTAAGACGACTACGATCAAAATGCTCTGTGGTTTGCTGCCTAAGAGTGCTGGAGAGATGATTTTAGCAGGGCAAACTGATAATTTACATAGTTCTCAGGTTCGTTCTCGTTTGGGTTACATGAGCCAAAAATTCACCTTATACGACGATCTGACAATTAGACAAAATTTAGAATTTTACTGTGGAGTGTATAGTGTTCCTAGCAAATTGCGACAGGAAAAAATAAACTGGGTATTAACTACCTGTGGTTTACTAGGCAAAGAAAATACAGTTACAGGAAGTCTACCTGGTGGCTGGAAACAACGAGTAGCCTTTGGTGCGTCAGTAATGCACGAGCCTGAAATATTATTTTTAGATGAACCCACTTCGGGAGTAGATCCTTTAGCAAGAAGACAATTCTGGCGTTTAATTCGTAATTTTGCCCAACAAGGCACAGCTATTTTAGTAACGACTCATTATTTAGAAGAAGCAGAAAACTGTAATCGGATGGGTTTTATGGTTGCAGGGGAAATTGTTGCTCAAGGTTCACCTAGCCAAATCAAAGCTCAACAACCAGGTAATTTAATCGAAATGATTGTATCCGATAATCAATCAGCTTCCAACTTACTTAAACAAGACTTAGAATCTTGGCGTATTTCTATCTTCGGCGATCGCCTGCATTTGGTTTTAGACAATCCTCAACAAGATCTACCAATTATCAGTCGTAAATTAACACAACATCAAATTCAAATCGCTTCCCAAAGAGCAATTCCTTTTTCTTTAGAAGATGCCTTTATTGGGATTGTTCAGAGAACTAATGCTAGGCTTAATAACTAA
- a CDS encoding ABC-2 type transporter protein — MKIIHRFLESRFWALMLKEIRQIFSNKQLIFLLVFPPTIQLIIFGSSLSPDVKGLSLGLADYANSRESRELVAALTENQIFQVKSVSYNQDLNQQVRTGKIDVGLVIPPEFNQDLLSRKTAEVQVIIDGVDANTAGIAQGYINQIMRQYSQRLRCQKVNCPQAIIQPQVRFLYNPGLISSWFFVPGVLGIVLTLTGSLVSSITLIREKDVGTLEQLLMTPAAEWEILLAKIVPLFILLMGDVLLASGISRLFFKLPFRGNFGLFLILSGLYLFVCIGLGILLATISRTQQQVILTSFFFNIPIIQLSGAIAPIESMPLLFRCLSFFDPLRHYVAINRSLILKGVGLGEVWDDALALFIFAIILLTISIKRFRSQLQ; from the coding sequence ATGAAAATCATACATCGCTTTTTGGAAAGTCGTTTTTGGGCTTTAATGCTTAAAGAAATTCGTCAAATTTTTAGCAATAAACAGTTGATTTTCCTCTTAGTTTTTCCACCAACAATTCAGTTAATTATCTTTGGTTCGTCACTTAGTCCCGATGTTAAAGGTTTGAGTTTAGGTTTAGCAGATTATGCCAATAGTCGAGAAAGTCGGGAATTAGTTGCTGCTTTAACGGAAAATCAAATCTTTCAAGTTAAATCTGTATCTTATAATCAAGATTTAAATCAACAAGTTCGTACGGGTAAAATTGATGTAGGTTTGGTAATTCCTCCAGAATTTAATCAAGATTTACTATCTCGAAAAACAGCCGAAGTTCAGGTAATTATTGACGGTGTTGATGCTAACACGGCTGGTATTGCTCAAGGATATATCAATCAAATTATGCGACAATATAGTCAGAGATTACGTTGTCAAAAAGTTAATTGTCCCCAAGCAATTATTCAACCACAAGTCAGATTTCTTTATAATCCTGGTTTAATTAGTAGTTGGTTTTTTGTCCCTGGAGTTCTTGGTATTGTCTTGACTTTAACAGGATCTTTAGTTTCTTCAATCACTCTAATTCGAGAAAAAGATGTCGGTACTCTAGAACAGTTATTAATGACTCCCGCAGCCGAATGGGAAATTTTATTAGCGAAAATTGTGCCTTTATTTATATTATTAATGGGGGATGTATTATTAGCTTCTGGTATTTCTCGTCTATTTTTTAAACTGCCTTTCCGTGGTAATTTTGGCTTATTTTTAATACTCTCAGGACTTTATTTATTTGTCTGTATTGGTTTAGGAATTTTGCTTGCTACTATATCCCGTACCCAACAACAAGTAATATTAACTTCTTTCTTTTTTAATATCCCAATTATTCAACTTTCAGGCGCGATCGCACCAATTGAGAGTATGCCTTTGTTATTTCGTTGTTTATCTTTCTTCGATCCTTTACGTCACTACGTAGCAATTAATCGTAGTTTAATACTTAAAGGTGTGGGGTTAGGAGAAGTTTGGGATGATGCGCTCGCTCTTTTTATTTTTGCTATTATTTTGTTAACTATTAGCATTAAGAGATTTCGTTCTCAGCTTCAATAA
- a CDS encoding ABC-2 type transporter protein, giving the protein MKRILAQCLKELNQFRRDRLTVALALILPLGMLLIYGYAIRLETKNIPLSVQDLDNSYLSRSYVERLYATNQFIPARTLNSSPEIVIDRSIAKAVIVIPPDFSRKIKSNKVVDVQVLIDGTDVNNARVIQNSIRATTNFFLETNNLQPNTQLVTSKTRLWFNPGRKESLYIVPGIYGVIFWVFPSMLTAIALVREKEQGTIIQVYASDLSAREWLLGKGLAYLLVALTEALVVMGISVILFQLRLQGEPIPLIIGTLIYLATSVSFGLLVGTRASNQTGAVQGTAIAGFLTAFLLSGFIYRLENIPFPLSLISQIIPARYYILITRDAFIRGTGWAGVWYVPLIVGLIGLIIFTAATRNLKRMQLND; this is encoded by the coding sequence ATGAAAAGAATCTTGGCGCAATGTCTTAAAGAACTAAATCAATTCAGGCGCGATCGCTTAACGGTAGCGTTGGCTTTAATATTACCCTTGGGGATGTTGTTGATCTATGGGTATGCAATTCGTTTGGAGACTAAAAATATCCCTTTAAGTGTACAGGATTTGGATAATAGTTACCTGAGTCGCAGCTATGTAGAAAGACTGTATGCCACTAATCAGTTTATTCCTGCACGCACCCTCAATTCTTCTCCAGAAATAGTGATCGATCGCTCAATTGCCAAAGCAGTAATAGTTATTCCCCCAGATTTTTCCCGCAAAATTAAATCAAATAAAGTTGTGGATGTACAGGTGTTAATAGATGGCACGGATGTTAATAATGCTAGGGTAATTCAAAATAGTATTCGTGCCACAACTAACTTTTTTCTAGAGACTAATAACCTGCAACCAAATACTCAATTAGTAACCAGTAAAACTCGTCTGTGGTTCAATCCAGGTAGAAAAGAATCTTTATATATTGTGCCAGGGATATACGGCGTAATCTTTTGGGTATTTCCCTCAATGCTAACTGCGATCGCCCTAGTCAGAGAAAAAGAACAAGGTACAATTATTCAAGTTTATGCAAGCGATCTTAGTGCCAGGGAATGGTTGTTGGGTAAGGGCTTGGCATATTTATTAGTAGCCTTAACCGAAGCCTTAGTGGTTATGGGGATAAGTGTAATCCTATTTCAACTACGCTTACAAGGCGAACCAATACCTTTAATTATTGGCACATTAATATATTTAGCTACCAGTGTTTCTTTTGGTTTATTAGTAGGAACTCGTGCAAGTAATCAAACTGGGGCTGTTCAAGGTACTGCGATCGCAGGGTTTCTTACCGCTTTTTTACTTTCTGGTTTTATTTATCGTCTTGAGAATATTCCTTTTCCTTTATCTTTAATTTCCCAGATTATTCCTGCCCGTTATTATATCCTAATCACTCGCGATGCTTTTATTCGGGGTACAGGTTGGGCTGGAGTTTGGTATGTACCTTTAATTGTCGGTTTGATTGGCTTAATAATTTTTACAGCAGCAACTCGTAATCTTAAGCGAATGCAACTTAATGATTAG